Proteins encoded together in one Planctomyces sp. SH-PL14 window:
- a CDS encoding alpha/beta hydrolase family protein produces MNFRLLALFVCLWPLAASADDVPWLKDVLAPETAANVPVWKPLTPLLQDAAGTPIASLDAWNARRDTLRSEWRTFLGPMPKRPADLEIKSISKETFDWGTRELVEYTGEPGLRERAYILRPAGDAKPGTRAGIVALHPTTALTIDAIAGVQGEDRQHTGLKLAGAGFVVVCPMNFLWKDAKTLNVAVEKFQARHPDAKGMAKMLYDAERGVDLLLAQPDVDAKRVAAFGHSLGAKEVLYLLAFDDRVHAGVASEGGIALDSTNWDAAWYLGPMAKDSKWSRNHHELLALIAPRPFLVIGGEHGPGAADGTRSLPYLRAAEPVYALYGSPARLGLLNHGMGHPLTPDAFAKGVEWLRTYTE; encoded by the coding sequence ATGAACTTTCGTCTTCTCGCCCTCTTCGTGTGTCTGTGGCCCCTGGCGGCATCGGCGGACGACGTCCCCTGGCTCAAGGATGTGCTGGCTCCGGAGACCGCGGCAAACGTTCCGGTCTGGAAGCCGCTGACACCCCTGCTTCAGGACGCCGCCGGCACCCCGATCGCGTCGCTCGATGCGTGGAATGCCCGGCGGGACACTCTCCGCAGTGAGTGGCGCACGTTCCTCGGCCCGATGCCAAAACGGCCGGCCGACCTGGAGATCAAGTCGATCTCCAAGGAGACCTTCGACTGGGGAACGCGCGAGCTCGTCGAGTACACGGGCGAGCCGGGCCTTCGGGAGCGAGCCTACATCCTCCGCCCCGCCGGGGACGCGAAGCCGGGAACGCGGGCCGGAATCGTCGCGCTCCATCCGACGACCGCCCTGACGATCGACGCCATCGCCGGCGTCCAGGGGGAAGACCGGCAGCACACCGGGCTCAAGCTCGCCGGGGCGGGCTTTGTCGTCGTCTGCCCGATGAACTTCCTCTGGAAGGACGCCAAGACGCTCAATGTTGCGGTCGAGAAGTTCCAGGCCCGCCATCCGGACGCGAAGGGGATGGCGAAGATGCTCTACGACGCCGAGCGGGGCGTCGACCTGCTGCTGGCGCAGCCCGACGTCGATGCCAAACGCGTGGCCGCGTTCGGCCATTCACTCGGGGCGAAGGAAGTTCTCTATCTGCTCGCGTTCGACGACCGCGTCCATGCCGGAGTCGCCAGCGAAGGAGGCATCGCCCTCGACTCCACGAACTGGGACGCCGCCTGGTATCTCGGCCCGATGGCGAAGGACTCGAAATGGTCCCGCAACCACCACGAGCTTCTGGCCCTGATCGCCCCCCGGCCGTTCCTCGTCATCGGCGGCGAACACGGCCCAGGTGCGGCGGACGGCACGCGCTCGCTCCCCTACCTCCGCGCCGCGGAGCCCGTCTACGCCCTCTACGGCTCCCCCGCGCGGCTCGGCCTCCTCAACCACGGCATGGGACATCCGCTGACGCCGGACGCCTTCGCCAAGGGAGTCGAGTGGCTACGGACATACACGGAGTGA
- a CDS encoding c-type cytochrome domain-containing protein, whose translation MRTCLVLLSLLILSGPVAAFAAAAAPDMPPPSAPMVDFNRDIQPLLAQHCLRCHGPMKQDGDLRLDSRVAAEKGGDSGRSVLMLPPEKNEILRRLRSMEPGDRMPLEGPPLDEASLQKFEAWIRAGAVWPEKMVAKFTPYQEAWWETAAGWLLSKWEEWYGKTIVPALYFLIPLAIVVLFLERARETRRAQLRKGEPVSPWAERWAHVSRAWQLAGFLAVTVGALVLWTRSRLAEIPRLQGEVTKLQKQLSKMDADPERTVRPVHAPRMGGKYYRGNDERSPALFNGGYYRTATFEIHLLDPAGQPLIWGDPIPARATVQVLIAKAPFAAPSLFTGEMMGAVGMSAKHINAQGTGEEVPPYSFLKPSDQEGIWVAELPVTLDPQAPRQEGKVYLNAGMQETGGRLQGVCHYSVGYKLVAADGKLTTESEVWMESILKPGQLIWTPEGRISAQEWFDALPIPEIVNGNSSDPKLLGTEVHIEMLRRLREDRERERALAPEPATPPPPPPAVLQPMTPNSSPP comes from the coding sequence GTGCGTACGTGCCTTGTCCTGTTGTCTCTCCTGATTCTGTCCGGGCCGGTCGCCGCCTTCGCTGCGGCCGCCGCTCCTGACATGCCGCCGCCGTCCGCTCCGATGGTGGATTTCAATCGAGACATCCAGCCGCTGCTCGCCCAGCATTGCCTCCGTTGTCACGGCCCGATGAAGCAGGACGGCGACCTGCGGCTCGATTCCCGCGTAGCGGCGGAAAAGGGAGGGGATTCGGGCCGGAGCGTCCTGATGCTGCCTCCGGAGAAGAACGAGATCCTGCGGCGGCTCCGGTCGATGGAACCGGGGGACCGGATGCCGCTCGAAGGGCCGCCGCTCGACGAGGCGTCGCTCCAGAAGTTCGAAGCCTGGATCCGCGCCGGTGCCGTCTGGCCGGAGAAAATGGTGGCCAAGTTCACGCCGTACCAGGAGGCGTGGTGGGAAACGGCCGCCGGCTGGCTGCTGAGCAAGTGGGAGGAGTGGTACGGAAAGACGATCGTGCCCGCCCTCTACTTCCTGATACCGCTCGCGATCGTGGTCCTGTTCCTGGAGCGGGCCCGTGAGACGCGGCGGGCGCAGCTCAGGAAGGGGGAGCCGGTCAGCCCCTGGGCGGAGCGGTGGGCTCACGTCTCGCGGGCGTGGCAGCTCGCCGGGTTCCTGGCGGTGACGGTCGGGGCGCTGGTCCTCTGGACGCGCAGCCGGCTTGCGGAGATTCCGCGGCTGCAGGGGGAAGTGACCAAGCTGCAGAAGCAGCTCAGCAAGATGGATGCGGATCCGGAGCGGACTGTCCGACCCGTTCACGCGCCGCGGATGGGGGGGAAATACTATCGCGGGAACGACGAGCGGAGCCCGGCCCTCTTCAACGGGGGCTATTACCGGACGGCGACCTTCGAAATCCATCTCCTCGATCCGGCGGGGCAGCCGCTGATCTGGGGCGATCCGATTCCCGCGCGGGCGACGGTCCAGGTCTTGATCGCGAAAGCGCCGTTTGCGGCTCCCTCGCTCTTCACGGGCGAGATGATGGGAGCAGTGGGGATGTCGGCCAAGCACATCAATGCGCAGGGGACCGGGGAAGAGGTCCCCCCGTATTCGTTTCTCAAGCCGAGCGATCAGGAAGGGATCTGGGTCGCCGAACTGCCGGTGACGCTCGACCCGCAGGCGCCGCGGCAGGAGGGGAAGGTCTATCTCAACGCCGGGATGCAGGAGACGGGGGGCCGTCTTCAGGGGGTCTGCCACTATTCCGTGGGCTACAAGCTCGTCGCGGCGGACGGAAAGCTGACGACCGAGTCCGAGGTCTGGATGGAGTCGATCCTGAAGCCGGGGCAGCTCATCTGGACCCCGGAGGGGCGGATCAGTGCGCAGGAGTGGTTCGACGCTCTTCCGATCCCTGAGATCGTCAACGGCAACAGCAGCGATCCGAAGCTGCTGGGGACCGAAGTCCACATCGAGATGCTCCGCCGGCTTCGCGAGGATCGCGAAAGGGAACGGGCCCTGGCGCCCGAGCCGGCAACGCCGCCTCCACCGCCGCCGGCGGTTCTTCAGCCCATGACTCCGAACTCCTCACCACCATGA
- a CDS encoding YbjQ family protein, whose translation MIDEHFVTGAFELPGCRIVASHGLVRGIVCRSRSVVGNFAAGLQTIFGGNITIYTQLCERARQDAYELMIQHADERGANAVIGVRYDANEVMAGVTEVLAYGTAVTVEQVR comes from the coding sequence ATGATCGATGAACATTTTGTGACGGGTGCTTTTGAACTTCCGGGGTGCCGGATCGTGGCCAGTCATGGCCTGGTCCGCGGGATCGTGTGTCGGTCGCGGAGCGTCGTGGGCAACTTTGCCGCGGGGCTGCAGACGATCTTTGGCGGGAACATCACGATCTATACGCAGCTGTGTGAGCGGGCGCGGCAGGATGCGTATGAGCTGATGATTCAGCATGCCGATGAGCGGGGGGCGAATGCGGTGATTGGTGTGCGGTATGACGCCAATGAGGTGATGGCGGGGGTGACGGAAGTCCTCGCTTACGGGACGGCGGTGACGGTGGAGCAAGTTCGGTAG
- a CDS encoding IS4 family transposase, translating to MLPAEVLERFVECCPAAVMVRAVLENLLRPERLDEVFQRAAQRQYSRQLLFSQLVAIMSAVATRSQPSVHAAYLAAQDKLDISPQALYDKLRRLEPAVTAALVRETARDAARAIDALPGLRPPVLTGGLKTYDVYCVDGNHLASTEHRLAELRTTREAALPGQTLALLDLRRGLITELVPGEDGHAQERSLVPELLERLRKGMVLVADRNFCTSRILFGIVQRSAFFVIRQHGSTLSWEREGKRRRIGRTVTGMMFEQILDLNYEGQTLPVRRLTIELDGPTNQGESEVHILTNLPAETVPAGEVVEAYRLRWTIEEAFQCLTEVLRCEVETLGYPRAALFSFAVAVVAWNTYAVVKGALKSVHGWETIEATLSDYHLMHDVLLTHCGLEIAVEASAWFWHQGLCPQGLAKELVRLAKTVKLSRYPKRKRGPKHPPPAKTGRRNDHLSTARLLEKRKDKRP from the coding sequence ATGTTGCCAGCCGAAGTGTTGGAGCGTTTTGTCGAATGCTGTCCCGCCGCGGTCATGGTGCGGGCCGTTCTGGAGAACCTGCTGCGGCCCGAGCGGCTGGATGAGGTCTTCCAGCGGGCCGCCCAGCGGCAATACAGCCGCCAGCTCCTGTTCTCGCAGCTCGTGGCGATCATGTCGGCTGTCGCCACCCGTTCGCAGCCGTCTGTCCATGCCGCCTATCTGGCGGCTCAGGACAAGCTCGACATCTCACCCCAGGCCCTGTACGACAAACTTCGACGGCTTGAACCGGCCGTCACGGCCGCCCTGGTCCGCGAGACCGCCCGCGATGCCGCACGAGCCATCGATGCTCTGCCGGGCCTGCGGCCACCCGTGCTGACCGGGGGACTGAAGACGTACGACGTCTATTGTGTCGACGGGAATCACCTGGCCAGCACGGAGCACCGGCTTGCCGAGTTGCGGACGACCCGCGAAGCGGCCCTCCCCGGACAGACGCTGGCCCTGCTGGACCTTCGTCGGGGGCTGATCACGGAACTTGTTCCCGGCGAGGATGGCCATGCCCAGGAACGCTCGCTCGTCCCGGAGCTGCTGGAGCGGTTGCGGAAGGGGATGGTGCTCGTCGCCGACCGGAACTTCTGCACGAGCCGGATCCTGTTCGGAATCGTGCAGCGTTCGGCCTTCTTTGTGATCCGTCAACATGGCTCGACCCTCTCCTGGGAGCGGGAGGGGAAGCGGCGGCGGATCGGCCGGACGGTGACGGGGATGATGTTCGAGCAGATCCTGGACCTGAACTATGAGGGCCAGACGCTGCCGGTCCGGCGGCTGACGATCGAACTGGACGGACCGACGAACCAGGGGGAGAGCGAAGTCCACATCCTGACGAATCTTCCGGCCGAAACAGTCCCGGCCGGCGAGGTGGTGGAGGCGTACCGCCTGCGGTGGACGATCGAAGAGGCGTTCCAGTGTCTGACGGAGGTTCTGCGGTGCGAGGTGGAAACGCTGGGCTATCCGCGGGCGGCCCTGTTCTCGTTTGCCGTGGCGGTGGTGGCCTGGAACACGTATGCGGTGGTCAAGGGGGCGCTGAAGTCGGTTCACGGCTGGGAGACGATCGAGGCGACGCTGTCCGACTATCACCTGATGCATGACGTGCTGCTGACGCACTGCGGCCTGGAGATCGCTGTGGAGGCTTCGGCGTGGTTCTGGCACCAGGGGTTGTGCCCCCAGGGGCTGGCGAAGGAGCTGGTTCGTCTGGCGAAGACGGTGAAGTTGTCCCGGTATCCCAAGCGGAAGCGAGGTCCGAAACACCCGCCTCCCGCGAAAACAGGACGCCGCAACGATCACCTCTCGACCGCCAGACTCCTTGAGAAACGCAAAGACAAACGACCTTGA
- a CDS encoding MqnA/MqnD/SBP family protein: MFHALTNDKVDTGDYRFTHQLQDIETLNHRALKGELELTAVSLHGYSFMTDKYALCACGCSMGDGYGPMVVTPKPMKIEDLAGKTIAIPGTLTTAFLALRLCLKSKGLDAAPAEEVGAPAGLAGETTVRFVIRPFDEILNLVEKGEVDAGLIIHEGQLTYQNQGLHLVVDLGVWWMEETGLPLPLGGNAIRKDLGRKAMDEVTALLKKSIEYALAHRKEALDYAMKYGRDLDVAKSDKFVGMYVNDWTLDFGPRGREAVALLLKKGYEAGIIPNPVELEFIG; this comes from the coding sequence ATGTTCCACGCCCTCACGAACGACAAGGTCGACACGGGGGATTACCGCTTCACGCATCAGCTCCAGGACATCGAGACGCTGAACCACCGGGCTCTCAAGGGGGAGCTGGAGCTGACGGCGGTGAGCCTGCACGGCTATTCGTTCATGACGGACAAGTACGCCTTGTGCGCGTGCGGATGCAGCATGGGGGATGGTTACGGCCCGATGGTCGTCACCCCCAAGCCGATGAAGATCGAGGATCTGGCGGGCAAGACGATCGCCATTCCCGGCACGCTGACGACTGCGTTCCTGGCTCTGCGGTTGTGTCTGAAGTCGAAGGGACTCGACGCCGCTCCGGCAGAAGAAGTCGGGGCTCCGGCCGGTCTCGCCGGCGAGACGACGGTGCGGTTTGTGATCCGCCCGTTTGACGAGATCCTGAATCTCGTCGAGAAGGGCGAGGTTGATGCCGGGCTGATCATTCACGAGGGACAGCTGACGTATCAGAACCAGGGCCTGCACCTGGTTGTCGATCTTGGCGTGTGGTGGATGGAGGAGACGGGGTTGCCGCTGCCGCTGGGCGGGAACGCGATCCGGAAGGACTTGGGCCGGAAGGCGATGGATGAGGTGACCGCGCTGCTCAAGAAGAGCATTGAGTACGCTCTGGCGCACCGGAAGGAAGCGCTCGACTATGCGATGAAGTATGGGCGGGATCTCGATGTGGCGAAGTCGGACAAGTTTGTCGGGATGTATGTGAACGACTGGACGCTCGACTTTGGTCCTCGGGGCCGTGAGGCAGTCGCGCTGTTGCTGAAGAAGGGATATGAGGCGGGGATCATTCCGAACCCGGTCGAGCTGGAATTCATCGGGTAG
- a CDS encoding 3'(2'),5'-bisphosphate nucleotidase, whose product MSFEAELQVALKAVAVAARVCQSVQSRITRESIEKKDRSPVTIADFASQAAICRILGDAFPGDEIVGEEEAEALKAPDNARHMGDLRSELSKVGIDASEADLCEWIDRGNGQGGSGRFWTLDPIDGTKGFLRGEQYAVSLALIVHGRIELGVLGCPNLSSADAWDNAKGVLMSAVRGQGTQLRPLSQPDAAPQAVRTSSTTRADMARVCESVESGHSSQDASALIAAKLGITAPPVRMDSQAKYATVARGESDIYLRLPTRADYREKIWDHAGGVICVEEAGGRVTDVDGRPLDFSLGRELRENRGVVVTNGGLHEAVVAAVKSVLG is encoded by the coding sequence ATGTCTTTCGAAGCTGAACTCCAAGTCGCCCTGAAGGCGGTCGCCGTGGCCGCCCGGGTTTGCCAGTCGGTCCAGTCCCGGATCACCCGCGAGTCGATCGAGAAGAAAGACCGCAGCCCGGTCACGATCGCAGACTTCGCGTCCCAGGCGGCGATCTGCCGGATTCTGGGAGACGCTTTCCCCGGCGATGAGATCGTCGGCGAGGAGGAGGCCGAGGCCCTCAAGGCTCCGGACAACGCCCGCCATATGGGGGACCTGCGGTCCGAGCTTTCGAAAGTCGGCATCGACGCCAGCGAGGCCGATCTCTGCGAGTGGATCGACCGCGGCAACGGACAGGGGGGAAGCGGGCGGTTCTGGACGCTCGACCCGATCGACGGCACCAAGGGGTTCCTCCGGGGCGAGCAGTACGCGGTCTCGCTGGCTCTCATCGTCCACGGCCGGATTGAGCTGGGGGTGCTGGGCTGCCCCAACCTCTCGTCCGCGGACGCCTGGGATAATGCCAAGGGGGTCCTGATGTCGGCGGTCCGGGGACAGGGGACGCAGCTCCGTCCGCTGTCGCAGCCCGATGCCGCTCCGCAGGCGGTCCGCACGAGTTCGACGACCCGCGCCGACATGGCCCGGGTCTGCGAATCGGTCGAGTCCGGCCACAGCTCGCAGGATGCCAGTGCCCTGATCGCCGCAAAGCTCGGGATCACCGCTCCGCCGGTCCGGATGGACAGTCAGGCCAAGTACGCCACCGTCGCCCGCGGGGAATCGGACATCTATCTCCGCCTCCCGACCCGGGCGGATTACCGCGAGAAGATCTGGGACCACGCCGGCGGCGTGATCTGCGTCGAAGAAGCCGGCGGCCGGGTCACGGACGTCGACGGCCGGCCGCTCGATTTCTCGCTGGGACGCGAGCTGCGCGAGAACCGCGGTGTCGTCGTGACGAACGGCGGCCTGCATGAAGCGGTCGTGGCGGCGGTTAAGTCCGTGCTGGGATGA